GAGCTTATGCGTCTCCCGGTATTGCCCGGGTGTCGTGCCTACGACTTTTTTGAAGCAGCGGATAAAGCTTGACGTATTAGAGAAGCCCGTCTGCTGGGCAACGCCGTCCAAGGTCTGGCTCGTCGTCCTTAGCAGCTGAATAGAGGTTTGAATGCGGAATAAATCGATGTATTCTTTAAAATTCTGGCCCATTGTTTTCTTGAAATGATGGCTGAAGTTGGACGGCGACATGGCAAAATGGTCCGCAATCAGCTGAAGGGAGAAATCGGGGTTTAAACCCCTTTGTTCGATAAAGCGCGTAACCTCATCCTGGGAAGCATTCCGGACAGGCGGCAAGGTGCTCTGGATCATGAGGCATAACCGCTCGCAGCTGTCCCGGATTATATTGGCCATCTGTTCAACGGTATACCGGAACTGGTAAGCCGTATCCGTAAGCCGAAGCAGGACATCGTCCTCCGGGCTAAATCTCTGCAGCCCGTTAAGCAAAGCGCTAACCGTATTAATGTAAACGCTTCGAACCATATGCGGCGGCATTCCGGCGCTGCTCATTTGGGAGACAATACGGTCCGTAATGGAACGGACCGCTCCGGAATCATTTTTCAAAATAGCCAGCTCCAGCGATTGCAGCAGCTCCGCGTAATAGGAAACGGAGCCGGATTTGGGCGCTTCCAGCTCATCGAAGACGATAACCGGACTGCCCCCGCGCAGTTGAAGATGCTCCGTTGCCCGAACCGCTTGCAGGTAGGCAACATGAATAGCTTCCGCCCGGTCAGGCTTGCTTGAGGTTCCTATGCCGATATAGACCTTCGCACCTGTCTGCTCTTCCAGTTCCCTCCCGGTATCCGCAAGAAACCGTTTAATCGCAAAGCCTGCCTCATGAGAGCAGACGTATATCATTTCGTGACTGTAGATGCTCTTCAGAAAATACCCGGTGCTTTCGCTTGGCTGCGAGGCCTCGATTGCTCTTAAGTACTCCGCTGCCCGGCAATCCGTCCCTTCATCGCTCTTCGGAGACTCGATGGACAAGACGGCAACGGCAATCGCTTCATGCGGGAATGTAATGCCGTATGCATCCGCCTGCCGCATAAAGCCTTCGTCATTGCCCGCTTTCCCGCTTACGAGTTCCAGCAGCATATGATCCCGGAGCACCGGCATCGTCTGCTTCACTCTTGCATCAAGGGAGCTGTTCACCGATACCAGCTCTCCAAGGGCAAAGCGGATCATCTCGAATTCATTCATGGGCTTCCTTCCGCCGGGCTCGAACAGATTGGAGGCAAAATCCACAATCCGCTTGATCGGCTGATAGTTCCGGCGGATAGCCACATAGATAATGAGAAATTCAAGCAGCAGCATCATGCCAATCAGGAGAACCGTATTACGCTGGATCGTCTGAATACCCCGCAGCATCTCGGTTACCGGAAGTACGCTGACATATTGCCATCCGTTCTTATCCGAAACGGTATGCGAGATAATATAGGAGCTGCCGCCTTTCTCGTAAAAGCCTGCTCCCTTGCCGCTCTTATCAAGACCGGTCAGGAAGTTCTGCACTTCGTTCGTAGGAATATACGAGCCTTTGCTGGATGTGAGCAGAGGACGGCCCTCTCCGTCCAAAATAAAGAAATCTCCGCTGTACATGTCCGACATCGAGTTCAGCATCCGGATAATCGTATCCTCGCGGACCATAATAAGCACCGCTCCCGGTGTTTCGTAACCGCCTATCGGAAGCGGCAGGGCAAAAGTAAGCATGCGGACATGATTGCTGCCCGGAATAATGACATCCTCTACCGGCCGCACTAACGTCCCCTTCAAATTGTTCAATTCGTTAAACATATCAGGCCAGTCTTTATAGTAATAGCCGATGCCCGGTTTCCCGAAGTCGCCCACATTGTAAGCGCTTCCTGTTTTGGCGAATAAATAACCCATGCTTTCTATATAAAGCAGGGTGTTGTCGATAAAGCCGTCTGTGGCATTATATTTCCGCATTTCGTTTGCAATTTGCACGCGCTGGTAATCAATATCTTCGGCGTTGTACAATTTGATTTCCCGATTTTTCAGCAGCTCGAACGGCAAATTGTATACGTAACGGGTAAACGTATCCATCGATGTCCTTACCTGCTCCGTAAGATGCGTATTCCAGTCCATCTCCTTCTGTTTGACAACCGCCGTCGAATGCGGATAGTAGTAGACCAGAATAATAAGCAGCGGGAACAGCAGCACCAGAAAGTAGGAAACGAGATGTTGGATCAGCAGATTCATACGGCTTCTTTTCATCGGAATGCCACCTTTCGCCCTTGCCAAACTCAAAGGATGGGAAAAGTCTCAATAACTGCTTTATTATACCACCCCGGCCAAAAGCAGACTACAGTCCTAAACAGCAATTGAGAGAAATCATACGATCCCGTACGGAATAAGAAAGGATTAATTTGGAAAAATAAAGGAATGGTCGAGATTTCATCCAATTGAATGACGAGGTTACGATGAATAAAATTACAGTCTATCAGTTGTTCGCAATCACCTTTATTTTTCAAATAGGCACTACGATTATTTTCGGCTTTGGCGGTCAGGCTGGCAAGGATGCATGGATTGGAGTATTGCTATCCAGCTTCCTGGGCGTATTTGTGGTTCTAGTCTACACGGTCTTAATGCGATTGAATCCGGGGCTGACCCTAGTCCAATGGTTTCCCGCGCAATTTGGACGCTGGATCGGAACTCCGATCGCATTTCTATACCCCCTTTTGTTTATATATATTGCTGGACGGATTACTGCAGATATCAGGGACATGGTTTCAACAACCTTATTATTTAACACGCCGCTTATCATCATCTCAGGGGTGTTTGTCTTTATTATTGCCTATTGCGTATATGGGGGAATAACGCGAGTATCCCGGCTGGGGGAAATGTTTCTCCCCATCGTGCTGCTCTTGTTTTCGATTGAAGTCATTCTTCTAATCAGCTCAAACGTTATGCATTACCATAACTTGCTCCCTGTTTTAGAAAAAGGTTGGGGACCCGTCTGGAAAACCGTTTATCCGCCCGGCATCACTCAATCGTATGGAGAATCCATTATCCTTGCGATGTTCTGGACGGAGACCAAAGAGCCTAATAAAGTCATGAAAATTACGATTCTCACGACTTTAATGTCGGGAATCATGGTAACCATCTTCGATTTGATGGCTGTGCTTGTTTTTGGAGATATGTTTTCAGGTTTCCTGTACCCTCTTTACACCCTGCTTAGTTTGATAAGCATCGGCAAATTCATTGAAAACTTACAAATGTTTGGCGTGCTTTATTTATTAATGACGGCCCTGTTAAAGGGCGTTATTGAAATGTACGCAGCGGTGAGAGGGATTCAACAATTAACGAATATGAAGAGCTACCGCGCGCTTGTCATCCCCTCCTGCGCCGTTGCACTTTTTCTTGGAATGACGATGTCCAAAAACATAGCCGAGCACATTTATCGCCATCACTTCGAAATATTGGTCCCTTATGTTTGGGTGCCTTTATTCTTAATCTTGCCAACGATTCTTCTCCTTGTTACTTGGCTTCGTCGGCAATTGGCGAAATGAATCTTTTCATTTCTTAACCTCGTCTGACTTTAATTGCAATGCGGGTCCCGTTACCCCTATCCGTCTAACCGTAATGTTCGCTTTAACAGAAACTTCGGCTTCGCGGAACTCTTTTTCCCAGTCATTGCTTACCGATTTCCATAATGCCAAATTCTTTCTTTTGACCGTATCGCTGAATCCGAATATATCTGCTCCGTACTCTTTCTGAACTTTGGAAATCGTCCGCGATACGGTTTCTTCAATGCGTCTGTCCAATGCGTTTTGAACCAGGCTAATATTATTAGTCCGTGTCAGATCCAGCCTGGTGTTATTTTCACGGATTGCTCCATTCGCTGTTAACGTAACAAGAAATTTCAGCTTGCCGTTCTGGACGGTCGGCTGAATTTTGCTATGCAATTTAAAGAGAATAATACTGACATTGCCTTCTTCATCAGGTATGGTTGCAGGAACCGTCAGCTTATTTAAATTTGCGGTTACCCAACGCATTGCCCGGCCTTCCTCAATATTCAGAAAACCAACCAATTTCAAATCTTTATTAAAAATACCTGTTCCTGTAATTTGAAATCCTTCCGGATTGGACGACATATTCTGATTTGATTGATTATCTGACTTAGAATCCATCCCAATTGCAACTGCGGGTATGGCTGGACAAGCTCCTTCACTGGTTGCAGCATGCAAAAAGTTCAATAGCCCCATTTCAACGGGTGTCCCTATTTGATCGTATTCTCCTAAAACCCCAAGTGCAGAAATGTTTTCTAAAGGGTATGTTGTTTTCAGAAATTCGTTTGCGGTGGCTCCCTTGACAATAAATATATCGGTACGCAGCTTAAGGTTGGGATCACGGGTGTAGGTATCGAATACATCCTTAATTCCTCGTCTAGCCATGGATTCACCAATCACAATGACCCGCCGGTGACCGCGGAACACAAGCCTGGAAAGCTTGGCCTGCATCTGCTGTACCGCCGCCAGCGTATTCATGCCATCGCCCGAGACGACGAAAAACGGCTTGTCCTTGCCCCCTCCGACTTTACCGTCCTGCCCGCCGTCTATTCTGGCGGGAATGATCACCTGAGCACTGATCATGACGCCCTTGTCCGGGGATTTGTCGATCCCCCACCCAAGTTCAACCGCAATCTCATTCACTTCCGAATTATCCCAACAGCCAGATACTAATGCAAGAGAGAGAAACAGAAAAAACAAGCTGGTCTTATGTAACTTATTCATTCGTCTTCATTTCCTCGCTTTGAACTTGGTTGCTGGCCTTTGGGGATCCGAGTTTTATTTGCCCCGGCTATTAAAGCCGGACGCCGGGTCATACTCCACCTGGGCGCGCGTATAAATACATCCCTCAGGCTTTGAGGTAATTTCGGAATTACCGGGCTCAAATACGGAACTCCAAACGACCGCAGGCCAAGAAGATGTATCATTAAAAGAAATAGACCGCTAATTATCCCGTATAAGCCCAGCATACCCGCCAATATCAACATGGGGAAACGAAGAAGACGATATGCGGTCCCGAAATTATAGCGCGGGATGGCAAACGATGCGATCCCGGTCGTGGCAACAACTATAACGACAGGAGCCGATACGATGCCTGCTTGTACGGCAGCCTGCCCAATGACAAGCGCTCCCACAATGCTGACGGCCGAACCTACGGCTTTTGGCATGCGAATACCGGCTTCGCGGAGCCCCTCGAACATGAACTCCATTAACAATGCCTCGACAAACGTGGGGAATGGAACGCCTTCCCTTGAATTAGCGATGCTAATGAGCAAATTCGTAGGGATAAGCTGTTGATGGAACGTTGAGAGCGCCACGTACAATGACGGAAGCAGCAGTGCGATATTAAATAAGGAATACCTGACGAATCGAATGAAAGTCGTGTAAATGGACCGTTCGTAATAATCTTCTACTGCCTGCAAACCAGTCCAAAACGTCATCGGAGCGATTAGCACGAATGGGGTGTTATCGACAATGACTGCGACTTTCCCTTCGAGCAAGCTTGCGCATACGATATCGGGCCGCTCCGTATTTTGAATTTGCGGGAACGGAGACCAAGGCGCATCTTCAATAAATTCTTCGATAAAACCTGACTCCAGTACTCCATCCATCACAATCCGGTCGATTCTACTGCGGACTTCCTTCAGAATCGTGTTCGAAACTATCCCGTCAATATAGACAATAACAACATCGGTCTGAGAAACTTCACCAATCGTAACGGATTCCATTTTCAGCTGTGGACTCCGGATTCGTCTGCGTATTAAGCTGGTATTGGTACGCAGTGTTTCCGTAAAACCGTCCCTTGGACCACGAACGGAGATTTCGGCCGCCGGTTCTTCAATTGAGCGTTTTTCGAATCCTTTAAGATCCGCGGCAAGAGCTTTGTTCTCTCCGTCAGCCAAAAGAACGATATTCGCCTTCAGAATGCCATCGGTTATTTCCCCTAAAGTGGAAACGGTTTTAATTTGCGAGACAGCTATCAGTTTATCTTGAATCATCTGCCCCGATATAGGGGCTTCTTCATATAGGAGTGGCGCTAACACCATGTTATCCAACGTTTTGTTGTCAATCAAACCATCCGCATATACGATAAGAATTTCAGGATTGCTGCTGATTGAACGAAAAATGATATCGGAGCATTGTTGAAACGCTTCTCTAACCATTTTCTCGTTTATAGAAAGCTTTGTGCTTAATTCCACATGCTGATCGTTAGGCAATGGAGGAGCTGTCGATTCGAACCGGTCAGAGCTATGATTGCGATCTGATTGTTGTCGACTTCTTATCCGCATCAAGCTTCAATCCCTCCTCCATACGTGAAAGCAAGCATCCAGTTGTGTAGTATATCCAATCTTTCCAAGGTTTATCGGACAGCCGGCTGCTCCCGATCGATGCCAAATAAATAGACAAGGAGCCGTTGCCATAAGGCAAACTTGCTCCTTGTCTATCAGGTATCCGCTTTACTCTTTATACCGATCATCAGTACATCAAAAGTCTCCTCGAATGTCGAGGTCAATCTATCCATAAGCTGCTCGACCGATTCTTCGGACTGCGTATACGTGGCAATGATGCCGTATAACGAGAAGAAATAGATTCTTGTATAAAGCAGAATCTGTTCTTCCTGAAGTCCATCCCTTAAACAGCCCTGAATGGCTAAGGTCAACTTACCGAATAGCTTATTCCGAGCCTTGTTAATCTCCAGCTTTGGTGCTTGTTCGTCCACTCTCTCCGACTTCATATTGAAAATCAACCCGTACATGCTGCGGTTAGTCAGACAAAATTCGATCATAGATAGACTCATCGCCTTAAGCTTATCATCCGAAGAGTTCATTTGACCGAGCAGCTCATCCATCTTGTCGATGAGATATTGAACAGGCGGCATCGAAAGCTGATGAAGAAGCGCCTCTTTATCCTTGAAATAAATATAAATGGTCGTATGCGAGCATCCTGCTTTCTTGGCGATGTCTCGCATGGTTACGTAATCGTACCCCCGGCTGCTGAATAAGTCACCCGCGGCGGCAAGGATACTCTTCTTTGTTTCCTCAGACCTTAATTCCTGCCTGGATACCACTGTCAGCCCCACCTTGTCATCTAGACTAGAGCCATTGTAACCAGCAGGCATTCGGCAGTCAAGCTGACCCGTTTATTTTGAAATTCTGGCATCCAGCCAGCCGCATAGGAGCGTGAATACAAGCATGAATACAATGAAACTCATGGCTACCGACTCCTTTTAGAATAAACTCGTTATGTCCGTTATCAATGCAAATCCAAGCATGATTCCTAGAACGACGCAAGAAGAGACCGCTACCCTTAACCGCGTGCCGCCTGCTTTCCTGAGCGATGTCCTTACGTACATGGCGAAGCCGACAACAAGGATAAGCAGCTCCAATCCGATAGACAGCCCTTCCGATCTCCACGCACCTAAACCAAGCAAAGAGAAATCCCCCCAGTTTCCGGGCAAAAGAGGCAGATCCGCACGATGCACCACTAGATCAAGCAGCCAGTGACTGAATACGACTGCACTCAAAACAAAGCCCGCTTTCCCGCCCCATAGCTTTCTTGCGAACAAGCCCGCCAACACCGCGATAATCATGGCTCCCAATAACGAGTGTGAATAATCCGCATGTATGATTCCTTTCCCGTATCCGCTGCCAAGCTGTGTGTCAATAGGTTCAATGCCCGTCAAATATAACGGAACAAACACAACGTCTAAAAGCTGTGTACCAAGCATTAATGCCCAGAGGGGTATTTCCGGTACCTTCGACCTTACGCCTGCCGCCAAGCCGAAATGTCCTGCGAACATAATATCCACGCTCCTCCACAATAAGTAACCACTGGTTATAATGTAACCACTGGTTACTTTCTTGTCAACGGCTTTAACATAAAATTAAAATGATACATCCAAAACGAAAAAGAGCTGCCTCGCGGCAGCTCTCCTTGCTAACTTGCATTAACCTTCAACGGCTACTTTCTTTGCTGCCGCGTTTGCCTGCTTCTCGTCAGAAGCTTGAGCAACTCGTTTAATAAAGAAGGTCAGAATAAGACCAACAACGCCAATTCCGACGATAACCAGATAAGCATCGTTCATCCCGCTGATTGTCGCATTCGTAATCATCTGCTGTTGATCCCCGGCAGCCCCGGAGGCCATCGCATCCTGCAGATGGGATTTGGTCTGCGTAGTCAGGATCGTAACGAGAAGCGAAGTACCAACCGCACCCGCTACTTGTCTGATCGTATTGGAAATCGCCGTACCATGCGCGTTCAGGCGGTTAGGCAATTGATTAAGACCCGCTGTCTGGACAGGCATCATCAGAAGGGCCATGCCGATTCGGCGGCCGGTGGACATCAGAACCAGATAAGTGTAGCTGGTCGTATCCGTCAGATTAATAAAGCCAAGAGTTGTCACGATAACAATAATCATACCGGCAACGGACAGCCACTTGGCGCCGAATTTATCAAACAGTCTGCCTGTAACTGGCATCAGGAAGCCCATGATAAGCGCGCCCGGGAGAAGGAGCAGACCCGATTCCATCGCGGTATAACCGCGCGCATTTTGCAGATAAAGCGGAAGCAGCATCATATCCGCATACATAATCATCGTAATCGCAATGTTGATAAACGTTGTTAAGCTGTACATATTGTATTTGAAGGCACGCAGATCAAGCAGCGGATTCTCGGAAATGAGTTGACGCCATACAAACAGCACCAGAGCGATAAAGCCGCCGATAATCGTAATAAGTACTTCCGCGCTTTCCCATCCCGCGCTGCCCGCGCGGCTGAAGCCGTACAGCATAGCGCCAAAGCCAACGGTGGATAAAATGACGCTGATAACATCAATCTTCGGATACGTACGTTCCGATACATTCGTCAGGAAAATAAATCCGCAAAGGATAACAATAAGGGCGAGCGGAATCATACCGTAGAACATCATTTCCCATTTAAAGTTCTCGAGCACCCAGCCGGCAAGTGTAGGACCAATCGCCGGCGCGAAAATAATGGCAAATCCTACCATGCCCATTGCGCCGCCCCGCTTCTCGGGTGGGAACAATGTCAATATAACGGTCATTAGAAGCGGCATAATAATACCGGCACCAGCCGCTTGAATCAAGCGTCCGATAAGCAATACGTTAAAATCCGATGCAAGCGCAGATACAATCGTACCCGCCAGGAATAAAATCATCGACGTCTGGAACAGCTCCCGCGTCGTAAATCTTTGCATCAAAAAGGCTGTAATCGGGATCAAAATACCGTTAACCAGCATGTAGCCGGTAGTCAGCCATTGGACTGTAGTCGCCGAGATGCTAAAATCCTTCATTAACTCAGGCCCTGCTACGCTCATAATCGTCTGGTTCAGCGTCGCAATAAAGGCGCCCAAAATCATAACAAATAAAATTGGCCCCTTTTTGACAGAACTGTCTGCTTGTAAACCTTTACTCAACCGCTCCATCCTTCTTTCTTGTCTCTCTAGACTAAATTTACAATGTGTCGTATAGTGAACATTGTATAAATTAAATTATAGCTCGAGCCGCCCCTTTTACAAGCGACGATTCCAGTCAAAAGTGTAAATTAGTTTACAGAAATTGATTTTATGTAGCATTTGTAAAGAAAATAATACAGTCAACACGAAATTGTAGTTTATTACTAGGACATTTATTACTAAAGAATAAGGAAGGAGACAGAGGATGGACAAAACAACAACCCGGACGGATCCGCGTATTTTGCGGACGCGCCAGCTGCTGCGGGATGCCTTTATCGATTTGCTTGAGGAAATGGATATCGAGAAAATTTCGGTTAATAAGCTTGCGGAGCGCGCTACGATCAACCGCGTCACCTTTTATCTTCATTATAAGGACATCCCGGATATGCTTGAAAAAATGGCGGATGACATGATCGTAGATATTAACCAGGTTCTGGACCGCTCGACCGTAAAATCAGACTCGCCGGAGGTGATCAATACAACAATGCTGGTAAAGCTGCTTGAGCATATCGCGGAGCATGCGAAATTTTACAAGATCATTCTGGCCTCTCACCGCACGACGATCTTTACCGAGCGATTATTGCGGCTGTTGACCAAACTGATTTCGGATGGCATCGACAAACGGGGAAATGATTCTTTCGTGGCGAAAGCCAATATTCAGAAGGATATTGCGGTATGGTACAGCTCTGC
This region of Paenibacillus sp. JDR-2 genomic DNA includes:
- a CDS encoding helix-turn-helix domain-containing protein, with translation MKRSRMNLLIQHLVSYFLVLLFPLLIILVYYYPHSTAVVKQKEMDWNTHLTEQVRTSMDTFTRYVYNLPFELLKNREIKLYNAEDIDYQRVQIANEMRKYNATDGFIDNTLLYIESMGYLFAKTGSAYNVGDFGKPGIGYYYKDWPDMFNELNNLKGTLVRPVEDVIIPGSNHVRMLTFALPLPIGGYETPGAVLIMVREDTIIRMLNSMSDMYSGDFFILDGEGRPLLTSSKGSYIPTNEVQNFLTGLDKSGKGAGFYEKGGSSYIISHTVSDKNGWQYVSVLPVTEMLRGIQTIQRNTVLLIGMMLLLEFLIIYVAIRRNYQPIKRIVDFASNLFEPGGRKPMNEFEMIRFALGELVSVNSSLDARVKQTMPVLRDHMLLELVSGKAGNDEGFMRQADAYGITFPHEAIAVAVLSIESPKSDEGTDCRAAEYLRAIEASQPSESTGYFLKSIYSHEMIYVCSHEAGFAIKRFLADTGRELEEQTGAKVYIGIGTSSKPDRAEAIHVAYLQAVRATEHLQLRGGSPVIVFDELEAPKSGSVSYYAELLQSLELAILKNDSGAVRSITDRIVSQMSSAGMPPHMVRSVYINTVSALLNGLQRFSPEDDVLLRLTDTAYQFRYTVEQMANIIRDSCERLCLMIQSTLPPVRNASQDEVTRFIEQRGLNPDFSLQLIADHFAMSPSNFSHHFKKTMGQNFKEYIDLFRIQTSIQLLRTTSQTLDGVAQQTGFSNTSSFIRCFKKVVGTTPGQYRETHKLIS
- a CDS encoding GerAB/ArcD/ProY family transporter encodes the protein MNKITVYQLFAITFIFQIGTTIIFGFGGQAGKDAWIGVLLSSFLGVFVVLVYTVLMRLNPGLTLVQWFPAQFGRWIGTPIAFLYPLLFIYIAGRITADIRDMVSTTLLFNTPLIIISGVFVFIIAYCVYGGITRVSRLGEMFLPIVLLLFSIEVILLISSNVMHYHNLLPVLEKGWGPVWKTVYPPGITQSYGESIILAMFWTETKEPNKVMKITILTTLMSGIMVTIFDLMAVLVFGDMFSGFLYPLYTLLSLISIGKFIENLQMFGVLYLLMTALLKGVIEMYAAVRGIQQLTNMKSYRALVIPSCAVALFLGMTMSKNIAEHIYRHHFEILVPYVWVPLFLILPTILLLVTWLRRQLAK
- a CDS encoding Ger(x)C family spore germination protein, with protein sequence MNKLHKTSLFFLFLSLALVSGCWDNSEVNEIAVELGWGIDKSPDKGVMISAQVIIPARIDGGQDGKVGGGKDKPFFVVSGDGMNTLAAVQQMQAKLSRLVFRGHRRVIVIGESMARRGIKDVFDTYTRDPNLKLRTDIFIVKGATANEFLKTTYPLENISALGVLGEYDQIGTPVEMGLLNFLHAATSEGACPAIPAVAIGMDSKSDNQSNQNMSSNPEGFQITGTGIFNKDLKLVGFLNIEEGRAMRWVTANLNKLTVPATIPDEEGNVSIILFKLHSKIQPTVQNGKLKFLVTLTANGAIRENNTRLDLTRTNNISLVQNALDRRIEETVSRTISKVQKEYGADIFGFSDTVKRKNLALWKSVSNDWEKEFREAEVSVKANITVRRIGVTGPALQLKSDEVKK
- a CDS encoding spore germination protein; protein product: MRIRSRQQSDRNHSSDRFESTAPPLPNDQHVELSTKLSINEKMVREAFQQCSDIIFRSISSNPEILIVYADGLIDNKTLDNMVLAPLLYEEAPISGQMIQDKLIAVSQIKTVSTLGEITDGILKANIVLLADGENKALAADLKGFEKRSIEEPAAEISVRGPRDGFTETLRTNTSLIRRRIRSPQLKMESVTIGEVSQTDVVIVYIDGIVSNTILKEVRSRIDRIVMDGVLESGFIEEFIEDAPWSPFPQIQNTERPDIVCASLLEGKVAVIVDNTPFVLIAPMTFWTGLQAVEDYYERSIYTTFIRFVRYSLFNIALLLPSLYVALSTFHQQLIPTNLLISIANSREGVPFPTFVEALLMEFMFEGLREAGIRMPKAVGSAVSIVGALVIGQAAVQAGIVSAPVVIVVATTGIASFAIPRYNFGTAYRLLRFPMLILAGMLGLYGIISGLFLLMIHLLGLRSFGVPYLSPVIPKLPQSLRDVFIRAPRWSMTRRPALIAGANKTRIPKGQQPSSKRGNEDE
- a CDS encoding TetR/AcrR family transcriptional regulator; protein product: MVSRQELRSEETKKSILAAAGDLFSSRGYDYVTMRDIAKKAGCSHTTIYIYFKDKEALLHQLSMPPVQYLIDKMDELLGQMNSSDDKLKAMSLSMIEFCLTNRSMYGLIFNMKSERVDEQAPKLEINKARNKLFGKLTLAIQGCLRDGLQEEQILLYTRIYFFSLYGIIATYTQSEESVEQLMDRLTSTFEETFDVLMIGIKSKADT
- a CDS encoding DHA2 family efflux MFS transporter permease subunit translates to MILGAFIATLNQTIMSVAGPELMKDFSISATTVQWLTTGYMLVNGILIPITAFLMQRFTTRELFQTSMILFLAGTIVSALASDFNVLLIGRLIQAAGAGIIMPLLMTVILTLFPPEKRGGAMGMVGFAIIFAPAIGPTLAGWVLENFKWEMMFYGMIPLALIVILCGFIFLTNVSERTYPKIDVISVILSTVGFGAMLYGFSRAGSAGWESAEVLITIIGGFIALVLFVWRQLISENPLLDLRAFKYNMYSLTTFINIAITMIMYADMMLLPLYLQNARGYTAMESGLLLLPGALIMGFLMPVTGRLFDKFGAKWLSVAGMIIVIVTTLGFINLTDTTSYTYLVLMSTGRRIGMALLMMPVQTAGLNQLPNRLNAHGTAISNTIRQVAGAVGTSLLVTILTTQTKSHLQDAMASGAAGDQQQMITNATISGMNDAYLVIVGIGVVGLILTFFIKRVAQASDEKQANAAAKKVAVEG
- a CDS encoding TetR/AcrR family transcriptional regulator, producing the protein MDKTTTRTDPRILRTRQLLRDAFIDLLEEMDIEKISVNKLAERATINRVTFYLHYKDIPDMLEKMADDMIVDINQVLDRSTVKSDSPEVINTTMLVKLLEHIAEHAKFYKIILASHRTTIFTERLLRLLTKLISDGIDKRGNDSFVAKANIQKDIAVWYSSAALIGTIVSWLRADMPYTPVFLAKQFFLLRTLQDPKDCR